A segment of the Thermodesulfobacteriota bacterium genome:
ACGAGCTGAAGATCGCGCCCCTCACCGGCCAGTCCCTGGCCGAGCGCGACCAGGAGCGAGAGCGGGCCGACCTGGAAATTCGCAAGCTGCGGGCCGAGGTGGCGGGCAAGGAGCGGGCCGACCGCAAGGAAGACGAGCGCTGGATGGAGGTGATCGACCACGAGCGGCAGATGGCCGCCTTTGCCGGCCGGGTGGAGGAGGCCCTGCGGCAGCTCACCGCGCTGCGGGTCCCCGAGCTCGTGCACCTGTGCGGCGGCGCGCCGGGGCGCACCGGCGAGCTCAATGCCGGGCTCGAAGAGCTCTACGCCGCCGCCCTGACCGAGGCGGTGCGCAGCCATACCCAGGTGGTGGTGTTCGAGGCCGAGGAGCTCTTGGAGGCGTCCGACGGGTCTGACCTGTCCGACCCGTCCGCCGGCGAGGAAGGCGAGCGTGGCGAGCCCGGCCCTGGCCACTGACGCCGCCGCTCAGTCGGCGCTGCCGGGGATCCCGGCCGCGGGGCAGCTGCGGTTGCGGCTGCGCCCCTGGATGCCGCCGGCATGGCGCCGTGCGGCCGCGGGCAAGGAGATCGAGCTTCGCATCCCCGAGCTCGTGGTGCGCCGGTGCAAGAAGCCGCGCCGCATCCATCCCAGCGAGTGGAGCGTGCGCCACCGGCGCATGCCGGCCGCCGAAGCCCACCCGGGGGCCTACCGGCCCGAGTTCGCGCGCTACGCCGCCAAGGTGATGGACACCTGGGCCCAGCCCTGGGTGCGCGAGGTGTGGTACTGCGCCGTCGACCAGGCGTCGAAAACCAACACCATGCTCTCGTGCCTGGGTTGGCTGCGCACCTACGCCCCGGGCAACGTGTTCTACCAGATGCCCGACGCGGAGAGCTCCGATCGCATCATGGGGCGAAAGCTCATCCCCATGTTCCGCGTCACTCCGAGCCTCGCGCGGCACCTCTCCCCTCGGGCCGACGACACGGCCCACAAGGGGATCACCTTCGCCGACGGCATGGCGATCCTGCCCTCCTGGTCTGGTTCGCTCACCTCGACCGCCGTCTTCTCGGCCCGCTACACGTTCTCCGACGAGGTCGACAAGATGCGGATGATCGGCTCTGAGGCCGATCCCATCGACCGGATCAAGAAGCGCACCCGCACCAACCGGTTCAGCAAGCACTTCTTCGCCAGCACCCCGGCCGGCGCCTGGATCTACAAGGGGACCATGGCTTGCCAGCAGGTCTGGGCCGCCGCCGCCCGGTGCCCCCACTGCGGCGCGTTGGTGGTGATGGACGAAGAGCACATGGACATCCCCGAGGGGGCGACCGAAGAGAGCATCAAGGCCGACCCCGGCGGCGTCGGCTACCTGTGCAACGCCTGCGGCGAGCACTGGGACGAGGCCGAGCGCACCTGGGCGTACCACCACGGCGACTGGGTGTGCATCCAGGGGGCCGAGCACCGCCGGCCGAGCGACGTGGGCTTCCTGCTCTCGGCC
Coding sequences within it:
- a CDS encoding terminase gpA endonuclease subunit: MASPALATDAAAQSALPGIPAAGQLRLRLRPWMPPAWRRAAAGKEIELRIPELVVRRCKKPRRIHPSEWSVRHRRMPAAEAHPGAYRPEFARYAAKVMDTWAQPWVREVWYCAVDQASKTNTMLSCLGWLRTYAPGNVFYQMPDAESSDRIMGRKLIPMFRVTPSLARHLSPRADDTAHKGITFADGMAILPSWSGSLTSTAVFSARYTFSDEVDKMRMIGSEADPIDRIKKRTRTNRFSKHFFASTPAGAWIYKGTMACQQVWAAAARCPHCGALVVMDEEHMDIPEGATEESIKADPGGVGYLCNACGEHWDEAERTWAYHHGDWVCIQGAEHRRPSDVGFLLSAFPLPDVPLAQIARTILRAKAGDLSARRDLAHGIQARDYEEALADRKEDQVLRLRDDRPEGLVPSGPIAAVTAVADMQKRGFWFSVRAWGFGLEQESWLLKAGFVDSWEALRQLFFESEFADVQGGRHVVTLRGIDSGGGESEPWADLSRTAEAYLWAYAHPGVLLFKGLRTMSSPYRMSHQDRIPGTNRPLPGAVPLYLLNTKHYKDRLAAKLLVEPGNPGAWHLHSGYTPDQLALLARDPGARVEHGLHELARQLCVEGRDDKGFWQNPKNRANHLWDASYMELALVDIAQVKLWKPPAAQRPPAAPAKPA